A stretch of the Haloarcula ordinaria genome encodes the following:
- a CDS encoding AAA family ATPase — protein sequence MTDTDTSRGQQSDSALPDATRVATDVIENVEEVIVGHHDEIEHLVVAILGRGHVLLEDVPGVGKTMLARAVAASVDGVFKRIQFTPDLLPTDVTGVNVFNQKSQEFEFRPGPIFGNVVLGDEINRAPPKTQSALLEAMEEGQVTTDGTTHAVPQPFTVIATQNTVEQNRAYDLPMAELDRFMTKLHLGYPDEAEEAAMLGSVVGHHPIEELSPVASIDALATARNTVAEVTVEEAIREYATRLARYTRERAQLGVSPRGSLSLLRAAQGRAVLEGRPYVVPDDVQQEAPVVLPHRVQTDSSEQTAEALVAEALETVAVE from the coding sequence ATGACAGACACGGACACCTCACGAGGGCAGCAGTCGGACAGCGCGCTTCCAGACGCCACACGGGTAGCGACGGACGTCATCGAGAACGTCGAAGAGGTCATCGTCGGCCACCACGACGAGATCGAGCACCTGGTGGTCGCCATCCTCGGCCGCGGCCACGTCCTCCTCGAGGACGTCCCCGGCGTCGGCAAGACGATGCTGGCCCGGGCCGTGGCCGCGTCCGTCGACGGCGTCTTCAAACGCATCCAGTTCACGCCGGACCTGCTGCCGACGGACGTGACCGGTGTCAACGTCTTCAACCAGAAGTCCCAGGAGTTCGAGTTCCGGCCCGGACCCATCTTCGGTAACGTGGTGCTCGGCGACGAGATCAACCGCGCCCCGCCGAAGACCCAGTCGGCGCTGCTCGAGGCGATGGAGGAAGGGCAGGTCACCACCGACGGAACCACCCACGCCGTCCCGCAGCCGTTCACCGTCATCGCGACGCAGAACACGGTCGAGCAGAACCGGGCCTACGACCTGCCGATGGCCGAGCTCGACCGCTTCATGACGAAACTCCACCTCGGCTACCCCGACGAAGCCGAGGAGGCCGCGATGCTTGGAAGCGTGGTAGGCCACCACCCCATCGAGGAGCTGTCGCCCGTCGCCAGCATCGACGCGCTCGCGACCGCCCGGAACACCGTCGCCGAGGTGACCGTCGAGGAGGCGATACGCGAGTACGCGACCCGGCTGGCGCGGTACACCCGGGAGCGGGCACAGCTCGGTGTGAGCCCCCGGGGAAGTCTCTCGCTGCTCCGTGCCGCCCAGGGCCGGGCCGTCCTCGAGGGGCGCCCCTACGTCGTCCCGGACGACGTCCAGCAGGAGGCCCCCGTGGTGCTCCCTCACCGGGTTCAGACCGACAGTAGCGAACAGACCGCCGAGGCGCTGGTCGCCGAGGCGTTAGAGACCGTCGCCGTCGAATGA
- a CDS encoding DUF7573 domain-containing protein — MVEDASLDDFLGSGDDDADEERDTGSTDADGSETERGDDPATDAGTAETEAGASDEEADSTDGDDGETAPEDGRDVAPATTTYAWSDEGTTCEECGAPAERRWQQDGALVCPDCKVW, encoded by the coding sequence ATGGTCGAAGACGCATCGCTGGACGACTTCCTCGGGAGCGGGGACGACGATGCCGACGAGGAGCGGGACACGGGGTCGACTGACGCGGATGGAAGCGAGACGGAGCGAGGCGACGACCCAGCGACCGACGCCGGGACGGCGGAAACCGAGGCCGGCGCATCGGACGAAGAAGCCGACAGTACAGACGGCGACGATGGCGAGACCGCACCCGAAGACGGCCGGGATGTCGCGCCGGCGACGACCACCTACGCCTGGTCGGACGAGGGGACCACCTGCGAGGAGTGTGGCGCGCCCGCCGAGCGCCGCTGGCAGCAGGACGGGGCGCTCGTCTGTCCGGACTGCAAGGTCTGGTGA
- a CDS encoding 5,10-methylenetetrahydromethanopterin reductase has translation MYAIELTPEHPVAQLADFAGHAEAEGFDAVFASHHYNNRDQFMALAQMAARTDEVALGPGIANPYETHPVTLASRVATLDELSDGRAMFGVGPGDKSTIRNLGFDHDDALRRVLETFTVARRLWAGERVDHDGTFQAEDAGLNYDVGDVPVYVGAQGPHMTRMAAKHADGALYNGAHPADLAWAREQVEAMADERPDSRGEFDLAAYASVSVAEDADAAREAARPPVAFVTAGSPPPVLDRHGLDQSLASDIGEAISAGEFERAFGLVTDEMIDAFCIAGTPDAVAERTDELLEHADSVVYASPLGPDVETAITLLGAVVSRRTG, from the coding sequence ATGTACGCGATTGAACTCACGCCGGAACACCCAGTGGCACAGCTCGCCGACTTCGCCGGCCATGCCGAGGCCGAGGGCTTCGACGCGGTGTTCGCCAGCCACCACTACAACAACCGCGACCAGTTCATGGCCCTGGCCCAGATGGCCGCCCGAACGGACGAGGTGGCACTTGGCCCCGGCATCGCCAACCCCTACGAGACGCATCCGGTGACGCTGGCCTCGCGGGTCGCGACGCTCGACGAGCTGAGCGACGGGCGCGCCATGTTCGGCGTCGGCCCCGGCGACAAGTCCACCATTCGGAACCTGGGCTTCGACCACGACGACGCGCTGCGGCGCGTCCTGGAGACGTTCACGGTCGCCAGGCGGCTGTGGGCCGGCGAGCGCGTCGACCACGACGGCACCTTCCAGGCCGAGGACGCGGGCCTGAACTACGACGTCGGCGACGTCCCGGTGTACGTCGGCGCACAGGGGCCACACATGACCCGGATGGCCGCGAAACACGCCGATGGCGCGCTGTACAACGGCGCGCATCCGGCGGACCTCGCATGGGCCCGCGAGCAGGTCGAGGCCATGGCCGACGAGCGCCCCGACTCGCGAGGCGAGTTCGACCTGGCAGCCTACGCCAGCGTGTCGGTCGCAGAAGACGCCGACGCAGCCCGCGAGGCCGCCCGGCCCCCCGTCGCGTTCGTCACCGCCGGGTCACCGCCGCCGGTGCTCGACCGGCACGGCCTGGACCAGTCGCTCGCGAGCGACATCGGTGAGGCCATCTCGGCCGGCGAGTTCGAGCGGGCGTTCGGGCTGGTCACCGACGAGATGATAGACGCGTTCTGTATCGCCGGCACGCCCGACGCAGTCGCCGAACGGACCGACGAGCTGCTGGAACACGCCGACAGCGTCGTCTACGCCTCGCCGCTCGGGCCGGACGTCGAGACGGCGATTACTCTGCTCGGGGCGGTTGTTTCCCGCCGGACGGGTTGA
- a CDS encoding coenzyme F420-0:L-glutamate ligase — protein sequence MEVFAVEGLPEVRPGDDVGQLVAERVDLQDDDVVCVASTIVSKAEGRQANLSSFPPGDRARDIAAAIEAAVDEEKDPRFAQAVVEESEEILTDAPFILAVTRFGHITVNAGIDRSNVPDADLLLLPEDPTSSAERIRDSIQDHAGVAPAVVVTDTSGRPFRHGQRGVALGWAGIHASRDWRGEHDREGRELAATVQSVVDELAGAANLVTGEGDGGTPVAVVRDFDFGDHAGSDNLFRDDENDIVRQALREWTHVRD from the coding sequence ATGGAGGTATTCGCGGTCGAGGGACTGCCGGAGGTCAGACCCGGCGACGACGTCGGGCAGCTCGTCGCCGAGCGGGTCGACCTGCAGGACGACGACGTGGTCTGTGTCGCCAGCACCATCGTCTCGAAGGCCGAGGGACGACAGGCTAACCTCTCGTCGTTCCCGCCCGGTGACCGCGCACGGGACATCGCCGCCGCCATCGAGGCCGCGGTGGACGAGGAGAAAGACCCCCGTTTCGCGCAGGCGGTCGTCGAGGAGAGCGAGGAGATACTGACAGACGCCCCGTTCATCCTGGCGGTCACGCGCTTCGGGCACATTACGGTCAACGCGGGCATCGACCGTTCGAACGTGCCCGACGCTGACCTGCTCTTGCTCCCCGAGGACCCGACCTCGAGCGCCGAGAGAATCCGAGACAGCATCCAGGACCACGCCGGCGTCGCCCCAGCGGTGGTCGTGACCGATACGTCGGGTCGCCCGTTCCGACACGGCCAGCGCGGCGTCGCGCTCGGCTGGGCTGGTATCCACGCCTCTCGGGACTGGCGCGGCGAGCACGACAGAGAGGGCCGCGAACTCGCTGCGACGGTCCAGTCGGTCGTGGACGAACTCGCCGGCGCGGCCAACCTCGTCACCGGCGAGGGCGACGGCGGCACGCCCGTGGCCGTCGTCCGGGACTTCGACTTTGGCGACCACGCGGGTAGCGACAACCTCTTTCGGGACGACGAGAACGATATCGTCCGACAGGCGCTCAGGGAGTGGACACATGTACGCGATTGA
- a CDS encoding metallophosphoesterase family protein has product MDVAVIGDTHIPSRAHAIPAPFRERIEAADHVIHTGDFDAEGTLADIRAMASRLTAVAGNVDRRMGLPDVATVELGDVTFVVTHGAGSHRGYERRVANIVREEAGPNAVGVAGHTHEVLDTVHDGVRLLNPGSATGAPSADRATMLTLGVRDGELDVTVHEA; this is encoded by the coding sequence ATGGACGTCGCAGTCATCGGCGATACTCACATCCCGTCGCGGGCGCACGCCATCCCGGCCCCGTTCCGGGAACGCATCGAGGCGGCCGACCACGTCATCCACACCGGCGACTTCGACGCCGAGGGGACGCTCGCGGACATCAGAGCGATGGCGTCGCGACTCACCGCCGTGGCCGGGAACGTCGACCGGCGGATGGGATTGCCGGACGTGGCGACCGTGGAACTCGGCGACGTCACGTTCGTCGTCACGCACGGCGCCGGGTCACACCGGGGCTACGAGCGTCGCGTGGCGAACATCGTCCGCGAGGAAGCGGGGCCAAACGCCGTCGGCGTCGCCGGCCACACCCACGAGGTCCTCGACACGGTCCACGACGGCGTCAGACTGCTGAACCCCGGGAGCGCCACGGGCGCGCCGTCGGCCGACCGGGCGACGATGCTGACCCTTGGGGTACGGGACGGGGAGCTGGACGTGACGGTCCACGAGGCCTGA
- a CDS encoding winged helix-turn-helix transcriptional regulator, which produces MGTDRLINQVDKESRDLAILEAVITDGPIGIVRLSEETGIPEHKVRYSLRMLEDDELVEPTPQGAIPADDIEARVDTINEGIDHLVARMEELRDVLPSIEAVE; this is translated from the coding sequence ATGGGAACGGACCGACTTATCAATCAGGTAGACAAGGAGAGCCGCGACCTCGCCATTCTCGAGGCGGTCATCACTGACGGCCCCATCGGCATCGTCAGGCTCTCCGAAGAGACCGGGATTCCCGAACACAAGGTACGGTACTCGCTGCGGATGCTGGAAGACGACGAACTGGTCGAGCCGACGCCACAGGGGGCGATTCCGGCCGACGACATCGAGGCGCGCGTCGACACCATCAACGAGGGCATCGACCACCTGGTCGCCCGCATGGAGGAACTCAGGGACGTCCTGCCGTCCATCGAAGCCGTCGAGTAG
- a CDS encoding DNA-directed RNA polymerase subunit H yields the protein MVDVSQHDLVPDHSVVDEDDLEAVLDEYDIKRTDLPKIKRADPALPDDAEEGDVIRIVRDSRTTDEAIVYRLVVE from the coding sequence ATGGTAGATGTAAGTCAACACGACCTCGTCCCCGACCACAGCGTCGTCGACGAGGACGACCTCGAAGCAGTGCTCGACGAGTACGACATCAAGCGGACGGACCTCCCGAAGATCAAACGTGCCGACCCGGCGTTGCCCGACGACGCCGAGGAAGGTGACGTGATTCGAATCGTTCGTGACTCACGGACGACCGACGAGGCCATCGTATACCGACTGGTGGTGGAATAA